In one Gemmatimonadaceae bacterium genomic region, the following are encoded:
- a CDS encoding PadR family transcriptional regulator, whose product MPKPTSQSDIVPGTLDMLILKTLTIGPMHGYSIAQHIARLSKDVLHVEQGSLYPALERVQKKGWATSRWRASPTGRQARYYTITAAGRRHLGETRSAYQRTALAIARVMRRA is encoded by the coding sequence GTGCCCAAACCCACGAGCCAGAGCGACATCGTCCCCGGGACGCTCGACATGCTCATCCTCAAGACGCTCACGATCGGGCCCATGCACGGGTACTCGATCGCCCAGCACATCGCGCGCCTTTCCAAGGATGTGCTGCACGTCGAGCAAGGCTCGCTCTACCCCGCCCTCGAGCGCGTCCAGAAGAAAGGATGGGCCACCTCGCGCTGGCGCGCGTCGCCCACCGGACGGCAGGCGCGCTACTACACCATTACCGCCGCGGGCCGCCGGCACCTCGGCGAGACCAGAAGCGCGTATCAACGCACGGCGCTCGCCATCGCGCGCGTGATGCGGCGCGCCTGA